The region AGGCCAGCCGCGCCGGCCGGATGGTGTCGCCGTTGGGCTCGGCGGGGCCGGCCTCGACGCGGGCGGGCGGCTGGATCGGTATCGACTGTGCATCGTTGCCGTTGAAGCCGCTGTCGCTGTCGCCGTGGACGATGGCCTGGACGATGTCGGTGATCTCGTTCTGGCGTATCAGCCGGCGCTGGTCGCTCTGCCCGTCGATGACGGTCTCGGGGATGCCGCCGAAGCTGTCGACGTCGACCCAGTCGATGCCGCGCACCGACTGCATCGCCGCGACGATCTCGCACAGCAGGGCCGGCTGGGCGAGGGCGCGCTGGTCGAAGCCGAAGCGTTCCAGCAGGCGGTCGCGTACCGCGGTGGCGACCGGCTCCCAGCGATGGCCCGGCAATAGCCGCAGCCGCGCTTGCAGCACCAGGGCGATGCGTTCGCGCATGGCCACCTGCACCGACAGGGCGGGGTCGCCGAGTTCGCGCAGGGCCTGCATGAGGTTGCGATAGAGGTCGGAATTCGGATCCAGCGGCATGTCGTCGACCCCGGCGACGGTGATGTGCACCACTTCGCGCACGCCGTCGCTGAGCCGCGCCGCCACGGCCTTGGCGATGCCGGCGAACATACGGGTGAAGTCGGCGTAGTCCGACAGCGACACCAGCCGGTCCAGCGCCATCAACGAACGCGGCGCGTTCTCGCGGATCAGCCCGATGCTTTCGCGGTCGGCGCCGCCGGAGGCGCGCAGCGGATTGATCACCTCCTTGATTCCAAGCGGACGGCTGATCAACAGCGAGATCTGCCCGGCACGCACGTTGCCGCCCTTGCCGATGCCGTTGCGGTATTCGGCGCGCAGGTTCTCGAAGCCGCTCGGTGGGCGCAGGCCGTTGACGCCGTCGCCGAACACCACCGAGGTCACGCCGTCGTCGCCGGTCACGGTGACGTAGGCGCGCGCGTCGGGGCCGAGCCCGGCGAGGCTGTCGGTTTCCTGCCATTCCACCTCGTTGACCAGCACCTTGAGCGTGCTTGCCGCGCCTACCGCGGTCGGCGCCGGGCGCCAGGTCAGCGGCGGTTGGCGCAAGGCGAAGCGTTGCAGCGGCCGCCGCGCGTCGCTGCTGCCGAGTACTTCCTTGCGGCTCTCGCCGTGACTGGCCGCGACCACGTTGGCACGGATGCGCAGCCCGTCGCGGTAGTACACGTAGGCCAACGGCGTGGCCAGGCGCAGGGTGGTGTGCGGACGGTCGCCCGGACGCCAGAAGTCGCTGCCGTGCTTGAGGCCGGCGATCATCATCAGCTCGCTGACGCGCACGCCGCGCACCCCGGGAATGTCGCTGCGTTCGCCTTCCACCACCACCCAGCGACCGGACTTGAGTTGCTCGTGCAACGGGCCCAGTTCCAGTTGGCTGCCGGAGACGTCGTCGAGAATCGGTTCGGCGGCCATCTCCAGGCGGCGCCGTTGCGGGTGCAGCCAGGTCTGGCGCAGTTCGAAGATCTCGAGGCGAGTCTCGCCGTCGGCGACATCGCGCCAGGCGCTGGGCTTGCCTTCGGCGCCGAATTCGATCCGGGTGCTTTCCTGTGACAGCCCGTAGGCGCTGCGCGGCCCGGTATGCGTGCTGGCGACGTGCATCACCTGGTAGCGCGCCAAGCGCTCGGTCGGCAGCGGCGGCCGCACGACCAGGACCCGATCGCCGATCGCGAGCAGCGGATCGGCCTTGCCGAGGAAGGCGTTGCTGTCGCTTTCGTCGTCCTCGTAGACCCAGTCCGTCCACGATTCGACCGACGGGATGGTGTTGTTGGTGGTGCCGGGCATCGGCTTGGACGAGCCGGCTCCGAACAGGGTCTCGCCCGCGCCGAGCACGTGCACGGCCGTCAACGAGGGCGTCGCCTGTCCGGGGCTGGAGCCGCGCCAGGCCGCGTAATAACTGTCCTTGAGGGTCGGCGCGAAGTCGGTGATCAATTGCGGCTGCACATCGGCGTCGTAGCTGAAGGTCTCGTCGAGCTTGCGCGGCAGGCGCAGGGTGTTGGCGGCCTGCA is a window of Lysobacter antibioticus DNA encoding:
- a CDS encoding putative baseplate assembly protein produces the protein MSAHDCGCGGARCGCCQGVAASTPVALDNRRGLPALAYRVGTHGRFLASMKARLPSMEVEVPGDGHQPARSLRPLQPLTTRDPADPAIALLDGWATVSDVLSFYQERIANEGYLRTAGERRSLVELARLVGYAPRAGVSSSVFLSYIVDDNQAEPVELPVGMRAQSIPGPGELPQSFETDEALQARREWNDLQIRRERPQRIELANVLALDSIHAVGVDTGVLPGDLLLFQFGASANAVHVARRLIAVEPDFAGQRTRLRLQPLPPLQDQAHPLLQVLQNKLAFIQDDRAIENCAQLLNALRLGAPRPPMDEWAGLLNGGVENGNAMQAIDAFGEALSELELPGASTPNGGPDDAVEYLLQPRRLQAANTLRLPRKLDETFSYDADVQPQLITDFAPTLKDSYYAAWRGSSPGQATPSLTAVHVLGAGETLFGAGSSKPMPGTTNNTIPSVESWTDWVYEDDESDSNAFLGKADPLLAIGDRVLVVRPPLPTERLARYQVMHVASTHTGPRSAYGLSQESTRIEFGAEGKPSAWRDVADGETRLEIFELRQTWLHPQRRRLEMAAEPILDDVSGSQLELGPLHEQLKSGRWVVVEGERSDIPGVRGVRVSELMMIAGLKHGSDFWRPGDRPHTTLRLATPLAYVYYRDGLRIRANVVAASHGESRKEVLGSSDARRPLQRFALRQPPLTWRPAPTAVGAASTLKVLVNEVEWQETDSLAGLGPDARAYVTVTGDDGVTSVVFGDGVNGLRPPSGFENLRAEYRNGIGKGGNVRAGQISLLISRPLGIKEVINPLRASGGADRESIGLIRENAPRSLMALDRLVSLSDYADFTRMFAGIAKAVAARLSDGVREVVHITVAGVDDMPLDPNSDLYRNLMQALRELGDPALSVQVAMRERIALVLQARLRLLPGHRWEPVATAVRDRLLERFGFDQRALAQPALLCEIVAAMQSVRGIDWVDVDSFGGIPETVIDGQSDQRRLIRQNEITDIVQAIVHGDSDSGFNGNDAQSIPIQPPARVEAGPAEPNGDTIRPARLACFVPNVPDTLILNPVQ